The nucleotide window CTTCGAGAGCCAGACGTCGTTCGATGACGGGCTGCGACGGACGATTGAGTGGTATGTGTGGCGCCAATGATTGGCGTTGTGTTCAGATTGTTCCAACGGCTGGGCAGAAGCCGAAATTCCGCAGGAAGTGAAGGATGATTTTGGCATGAAAGTGGCAATTCTGGCAGGTGGATTGGGGACGCGGCTCTCTGAGGAGACGAGCCTGAAGCCCAAGCCCATGGTCGAGATCGGCGGCCAGCCGATCCTGTGGCACATAATGAAATCTTACGCAGCCCACGGCTTGAAGGAGTTCGTGGTAGCGCTAGGCTACAAGGGCGAGGTGATCAAGGATTTCTTCGTCAACTATCGTCATCGTAGCAACAGCGTGACGGTACGCCTGGCTACAGGTGAGGTGACGGTTCACGACGGCGATTGTGAGGAGTGGACCATTCACTTGCTGGACACCGGTCTGCACACCCAGACCGGCGGGCGGGTGAAGCGCCTGGCCCAGTTCATCGGGAATGAACCGTTCATGCTCACCTACGGCGATGGCGTGGCCAGCATTGACTTTCCCCGCCTCCTCGCCTTTCATCGCAGCCACGGCAAGCTGGCCACGGTGACGGCTGTGCGGCCGCCGGCCCGCTTTGGCGGCATCGCCTTCAACGGCGACTTGGTGGCGCATTTCCATGAGAAGCCCCAGATCGGCGAGGGCTGGATTAACGGCGGCTTCTTTGTCCTGGAACCGGAAGCCGTAAAGTATGTGATGCACGATGGCGTGATCTGGGAACGGGAACCGATGGAACAACTGGCGGCCGATGGGCAGTTGGTCGCCTACCGCCATGAGACTTTCTGGCAGTGCATGGATACGCTGCGCGATGTTCGGCTGTTGGAAGAGCTGTGGCAGGGAGGTAAAGCGCCGTGGAAGACCTGGTAAAGCCGGACTCGCAGCCCGATCCAACTGCGTTTTGGAGGGGCCGACGCGTTTTTGTGACCGGCGCAACCGGTATCGTCGGCGCGTGGTTGGTCAAGGACTTGCTGGCGCTGGGCGCCTACGTGGTCGCATTGGTGCGGGATGCCGATCCCCAGTCGGAATTCTTGCGCAGCGGCGATTTCCGGCGCGCTTTTGTGGTCAACGGCCGGCTGGAGGACTTCGGCACGCTGGAGCGGGCCATCAACGAGCACGAGATCGAGGCGGTCTTCCACCTGGCGGCCCAGCCCATCGTCGGCGCGGCCCAGCGCTCGCCGCTGCCCACCTTCGAGGCTAACATCCGTGGCAGTTACAACCTGCTAGAGGCATGCCGGGTGCATATCAACTTCGTCAAGCGGGTGGTGATCGCTTCCAGCGATAAGGCCTACGGAACGCAGCCCAATCTGCCCTACACCGAGGAGATGCCTTTGCAGGGGCAATATCCCTATGAGGTCTCCAAGAGCTGCACCGATCTGATTGCCCAAAGCTATCACGTCAGCTACGTCTTGCCGGTGGCCATCGCCCGCTGCGGCAACATCTATGGCGGCGGCGACCTGAACTGGAGCCGCATCGTGCCGGCCACCATTCGCTCCTTTTTGCAAGACGAGCGGCCGATAATCCGCAGCGACGGACGCTACGTGCGCGATTACATCTACGTCAAGGACGTGACCCAGGCGTACTTGCGCGTGGCCGAGCATCTCGATGACCCCGCGGTGCGCGGCCAGGCGTTCAACTTCAGCCCGGAGCGCGCCCTAACGGTGATCGAGATCGTCGAGGCAATCCAGCATCTGATGGGTTGCCAGCATCTGGCGCCTGATGTGCGCAACACGGCCCAGGGCGAGATATTCTCCCAGTACCTGTCGGCAGATAAGGCCCAGCGAATTTTGGGCTGGCGGCCGCGCTACTCCCTTGATGCCGGACTGACTGAAACCATCGAGTGGTACCGTGAATTCCTGGCAAGCTGAGTTCGGCGACGCGTTCACCGGTCAGCGTGTGCTGGTGACCGGTGCCAGTGGTTTCATCGGCGGACACTTGAGCGACGCCTTGCTGGCTCTGGGCGCGGACGTGTGCGCCTTGGACAGCCAAGGCGCCGGCTGTCCAGCCGGCTGCGAAAGCTATGCCATCGATCTGTAGGATCTGGACACGGTGCGCGGCGCATTGGCGCAGGCTCGCCCACAGGTGGTGTATCACCTGGCCAGCCTGGTGACCGCCCGCCAGGAGATCGACCTGGTTCTGCCAAAGTTGTTCAACAACCTGGTGGGCACGGTCCATCTGTTCCTGGCTCTGGCCGAAATCGGCTGCCAACAGGTGGTGACAACCAGTTCCTCAGAAGAACCGACCGATGAGGTTCCAACTTCACCCTATGCAGCAGCGAAAGCCGGAGCACGTTTCTATGCCGGGTTGTTTCAGCAGACCTACGGCCTCCCGATCACGGTGGCTAAGCTGTTCATGGCCTACGGCCCGCGCCAGCGGCCGGATAAACTAATCTCTTACCTGGTGCTGTCATGCCTGCGTGGCCAGTCGCCTCAGCTCAGCAGCGGCGCGCGGGTCTGCGATCTTGTTTACGTCCGGGATGTCGTGCGCGGCCTGCTCAAGATCGGTTTGCGGCCGAACCTGGCAGGCCAGACGATTGAATTGGGCACAGGACGCGGCGTTAGCATTCGAGAGGCTGCCCTGCTCGCGGCTGAATTGAGCGGCAGCAAGGTTCAACCGATCTTTGGCGCCGTGGCAGACCGCATGGGCGAACGCCCCCGGGTGGCGGACTTGGCTTCTTTACATGCTCTGTTGGACTGGACGCCGCAAGTTTGCCTGGAAGACGGGTTGAGGGATACAATCGAGTGGTATCGGGCCACTTTGTGATCACAGCGGAGAAAAAAGGCATGTTGCAAGCAGTGCGTGTGAAACAAACAGTGAACCTGGATGGGCTATTGACGCTGCGGCTGCCGGAGCTACGTGGCGTTGAGGTAGAGGCTATCGTCGTGCCGGTCGCGACAAAGGTCCCACCGGAGGCTTTGGCGAGCGCCCGCCTGCAAGCGCAGACCGGGTTTGCCCAAGAGGTATTGGCAGATCCGGCTGAGGATGTTTGGATGTTTGGAGGGTGAGCGTCAAAGTTTCCCGAGGGGGACGAGATAGGATAGAGTCCTTCCCGCTCCGCCGCCTTCGACAAGCGCAACTGAACCGTTTGTCACCCAATCCACCTCTGCGCCTACTCGCCATCCTACTCACTCCCCTGCCCCGACCACCCTTGGCGCCGTTCTCCAATTGGCCGCGTATGCTTTCGACCCTCCTACTCAGCAAAACCCGGGAAACTTTGACGGCCACCCATGTTTGGAATGCCCTTTGACATCAGCGCTGGCGGCATCTACAATCTGCCCTTCCCTTTCAGCGACCTGTCGGCCGAGATGGAGCAGCGAGTATTGGGTTGGCGGACTTGCTACTCCCTCATCGAGGGGCTAGCTGAAACCATTTAGTGGTACCGTAAGTTTCTGGTGCATGAAAGTACTGATACGTCTGTCGGGGAACCTTTGTTGGTAACCTCTGAGTCTTGCACAACTCTGTGAAAGTCGCACGGTAATTGCTAACTGGAGACGAGTCATGTCAAATAACCTTGTGGAAATCCACGCTTGTGAGGTGTGTGGCAACACTGACTTAATGAAAGTCCTCGACTTGGGATACCATCCGATGTGTGATGACCTGATCAAAATCGGTGATTCCAGGATTAGTCAAGAATACCCAATTGAGATTCTGCTTTGTCAAGACTGTCTGACGGCACATCAGCGTTTCCAGATACCGAAACGGGAATTGTTCCCTCCCACCTATCATTATCGCGCGCGCTTCACATCCGATGTACTTGATGGAATGGCAGCTCTCGTGGAGTTGTGCAAAGACCGATTTGGGGATCTTGAAGGCAAAAAAGTACTTGATATTGGATGCAATGATGGCAGCCTTTTGGATTACTTCAAGAAGAAGGGGGCGGTAACTCTAGGGATTGAGCCTACTGACGCGCAAGAGGAAGCCGAACATAAAGGGCACAAAACCTACAAGGCCTTCTTTGATGCGAACATCGCAGACAGGATCATAGATACGCACGGAAAGCTTGATTTTGTTGTCTTTACAAATGTGTTTGCTCATATCGAAAATCTGCCGGAAGTCATATACTCGCTTAGAGCATTGACTGACACGAACACTATAATTGTAATTGAGAATCATTATCTCGGTGCTGTACTTGACCGAAACCAATTTGACACTTTCTATCACGAGCATCCACGAACTTATAGCTATACTTCCTTTGTTCGTATTGCTAGATTGCTGGGTCTCTGCATCTTGTCAGTTGAGTTTCCGAAGAGATACGGCGGCAACATAAGGGTCTTTATGGGCAACAAAACGAATGGATTGTATAATTCTCAAGCACACGATCTGCTCGACATGGAGAGGAATATTTCCAAAAAATTCGATATACTCGCACAACGCGTGGATCAGTGGAAACTAAACAAGTCGAAAGTCATAGATCAGCTTGTGGTGAAACATGGTAGATTACGGGCCAAAGCGTTTCCTGGGCGTGCTGCCATTCTAATCAAACTCCTAGGGTTGACGGGAAACACAATCTCAGCCGTATATGAAAAGCCAGGATCACTAAAGATCGGCTTCTACGTCCCTGGTACACGCATTCCAATTCTATCGGATGATTTCCTTTTTCAAGCGCCCAGTGATAGCCAACCGCTGTTGAATCTGGCATGGCATATACCTGGGGAGATTCGGCGCTACTTATCAGAAAAAGGATATAGAGGTCCTGTTATCGACATTGTCGATGCCAACGACTTTGGGGCAAAATAGATGTCAAGTTTTGGGGTTATTGGCTCAGGTTTTGGTCTTTACGGCTACCTGCCTGCTCTTTGCCAATGTGGTTACAAGGTTACCTTGCCAGCACGATATATGTCTGCTTTTCAGAATAGGAAAGAACTTACTAGGTATTCAAGCAAAATAGAGTGGGGACAAGATGAAGAGACTGTCCTCACCAAATCATGGGGGGTCGTGCTCGCTTTGCCTCCGAAACTTCAATCGAGCTATATCCCGCAAATCGTTTTACGCAACAATATATCGTGTTTGTTGCTGGAAAAGCCGCTTGCAGATACTCCGGAGACCTCAGCTCTTCATCTGGATAGTTTGACGAAGGCAAGCAAGATGTTTAGGATCAACTATTTATTTCGATACACGGATTGGGTAGGTTGCGTAAAGAGATCTCTTGAGATGGTAGATGATGCCACAATTCTAGCATTCGACTGGAGATTCATGGCACATCATTATCTACGCAATCTGAGCACGTGGAAACGCCATAGTTCTGAAGGTGGTGGAGTTGTCAGATTCTATGGCATACATCTCATATCACTATTGGCAGAACTTGGCTATAATCATGTTGTTTTCTCTACAGTTTTTGGCACGTCCCCGGATGAAATCAGCCGGTGGGTTGCTATACTGCAGGGTTCTAATCTTCCCGAGTGTAACCTCTATGTTGATAGCCGGTCAGAAACTCAAAGATTTCACGTGACTGTTTCCTCAAGGAACAATCAAGATTCTGGTCACCTAAACATACGGCTCAACGATCCCTTTGAGCAAGCCACTTCTCAAGTTAGTGACGAAGATCGACGTGTTCCATTCATTAAGAACTTGTGCGAGTCACTGAGATCAAAGCTTGCAGATGAGTCACATCTGCAGGAAGTCTATTTCTCGACCAATCGACTTTGGCGAGTGGTGGAAGACGCTACGAAATTTGTGCCGACTTGAGACACCTCGTTAACAGAGTATGGGAGACATTCATGCTTGTTGTCGTTCCAACCTACCGAAGACTGGACTGTCTACAATGGACCCTAGTATCTCTTATGTTGGCAGAGTTGCCTTCTTCCAGAAAAGAACGATTGTTGGTTTGCATCGCTAACAATCATCCTGGCAGTCGAGACAAGACACATATGGTTGTTGACGAAGTGAAGGCACGATTCGCATATCTACCATGGGAATGGCACTTCCTGGACCGCAAAGAAACGCTTCCACCGATCGATAGTTGGTATTCAGCAATTCGAGACGTGGCAGAGAAGGACGAGGTGATCCTTCTTCAGGGTGACGATGACCTGTTTACACCCTGGAGTGTCACTGTTCGTTATAGTGAGTGTAGTCAGTCTGGGGCTGATCTGCTTCTCTCACGCTCACTGCATGGACTCATTTATCTTTCCTCGCATGAAGTCTATTTTCCTCAACAATTCCCGCCACATACAGAAGGCAGTCATTCACGCGTCTTGGACTGGGGAGAAATTAACGGTTGGGGACCAGCATTTATTGGAAACCATTGTTATCGAAATACTAGTGCGTTCCAAGCAGGCATAGAGAGGGCCTTCACGTGGTGTGAGGGACAGGACTGGCTCGATCACAACACGCGCACATTGATGCTTCCCTACTACCTGCCTTATGCAGTCAAATTGATGGGTGGCAATCTTCGGTGCCTCGACTCGCATTGCGTCATTAGGGGGAGAAGCCTGGAGGAGATCGTTGTTTCTCCATATGGCGTGCCAGGTTGGAATTCTGGCTTTCTGGCTATTTGTGCCTACGGCGTGCTAAGTGGCAGAGATTTGAAAGAAATTCGGGCATTGGACTCAGCCCGATCGGAACAGGCGAAAATGGGCGCGGAGTGGTTCTTTACTTTTTTTGTTGACAAGCGAATCCCAAACGAAGTCGTCAAAAATACCTTGCAGCGAATACGACTGCCAATCTCTGCCCAGTTTCGCTTTCTTCAACTCATGAGTATACGACGCGTCGTAGTAGACAAACTAGGATTTACAGCGTGGCGTCTGCGACGCCGTGCCGTAAGAGCCTCAATTCTTACATCGGACCTTCTGTACAGCTTGATGAGGCGTGATCCGGTAGAGACGAGATCATGAGAAGAAGCCGATCTCGTACCACAAAGTGGAACTTGTTTTTCCATTACGCTAGTATTGGCTTGGTGCTAATATCCGGCATCCTCTTGGTGCCACTCTATCTGCACTACATACCGCTCGACCTCTATGGCGCCTGGTTGGCTACGGGTAACATCTTAGCTTGGTTGACAGTAGTGGATCCGGGGCTGTCCACTGTTATCCAGCAGCGGACCGGGGTGGCCTATGGTAAGGGTGACACTACCCAACTGAGCGATCTGTTGACAAGTGGTCTCTTGCTGTCGGGATTGGTTGCCCTGCTGGTGCTCATAGTCGGTCTGGTTTCATCCCGGTTCTTGGCTGAATGGCTGAATCTTGGCGCGACTATTGATGTTCATTTGGTAGAGCAAGCATTTGTTCTGGCCGCAGTGGGTAGTGCCTTGATGATTTTCTCTTATGGCCTGACGGCATTCAATCAAGGTTTGCAGAGCAGTTTAGGAATTGGGCTGGTCTTTGTCGTCGTCATGGTCATTAGTTTGGCGTTGACTGTGGTCTTGCTCTATCAGGGTGTTGGGTTGCTGGCTTTACCCATCGGGCTAATCGTACGAGGAATCGGTCTGAGTGTAGGCAATGCGGGTTATCTTTTCTGGCGATCGTGGAGCGAGAAACTCACCTATCGCTTTTCGGCTACTGGCATAAGAACCTTGACTAGATTGTCCTCCTACACATTCCTGAGTCGTGTTTCAGGCGCAGTTGCCGGAAACATGGATGCCTTTGTGTTGACGCGGTATCTGGGACCAGAGGTGGCGCCGGTGTTTGTCCTGACCCGCAAAGCACCTGACATGAGCCGCATGTTTCTGGAACGCCCAGCGGTAGCCTTCATGCCCGCTGTTTCAAGTTTGGTCGGCACTGGCGAAATGGAGCGGGCGAAAGTAGTGCTGCTGCGCCTGTTGCGGCTTTCATTGTGGCTGCTCGGTCTGATCGCAGCGGGTTTCATCGTATTCAATCGCGATTTTGTTTCGCTTTGGGTGGGAGCCGATCTGTTTGCTGGCTCCGCAGTGAATGTCATCCTTGTTCTTGCACTAGTTGTCACCGTTCTGGTGAACGGGCTTTCAAACCTGTGCTTTTCCCTGGGAAACATCAAGGGCAACAGCCTCGCCTCGATAGCCCAGGGATTGCTGTCAGTGCCGCTCATCATCATCGGCGCCAAGTACTGGGGCATGATAGGCGTCGCCTTGGCTCCGCTGGTGGCTATGTTGGCGACGACCGCTTGGTATTATCCCAAAGCCTTCTCCCGACTGCTTAGCTTGGAGCGATCCGATATCAATGCTATCGCTCGCGAAGCGGTGAAGGTTCTGGCGTCGGCGATCATCGTCGTAGCTGCCTTTATATGGGCGACGCTCACGACTTGGATAGCTTTCCTCCTGACTGTTGCCGTTTTTGCCATCCTCTACGCGCTGATCTTGGGTGCATTGTCTCAGCCATTCCGTGCCGAGATGTTTGGTTTCCTAAAGCAAGCCAGGAGAGTAGGTCATGGAGTTTTGTTGCGTCTTGGTTGATCGGCTAAGCACCTATTCTATGGGGATTATGCCCGGGCACGGCTGTTGAGAGCTGCGGAAGGAAGAATAACTCATGATCCAACGTTCCAAACTGCGACGCAGTCCTGCTTACTCGGTGTGGCGTTCATACCGGGAGGTGGAACAACTGAAGCGCTTCAATCGCATTCTCGATGCTTATCTTAGAAACCAGCAGGCGTCTGAGCCATACTCTGAAGCGTATACTCGGAGGCGATTGGCTCAAATACAACAGCAACGCCATCCGTTACTTGCTTACCAAGGCACCCCGAGCATCATTGCATTTGGGACCAATGACTGGGAGCAATACGGATTGTGGCCTTCGCTTGAGCGTGTCAGTCACTTTGTGTTGTTCGATTATCACAAATGGTTGCTTTCCCGTGGAATGCGGCGTTCTGACCCCCAAATGTGCCGTCGGTTGGCTGCAGCTTTCTTGGAAACCATTGATACAGTCCCGCCAGATAACAAGCCAACACTGGCGTTTTTCTATGCAGCCGGCACGTATATCGCTGACGAACTCTTGGTTGAGCTGGCTCACCGCGGTATCTGGACGATTGTGATGAGTCTGGATGACAAGCAGCAGTTCGCAAAGGGCGCCGACCAGCTTCGCGTTGCTGCGCATTGTGACCTCTATTGGACGGTTTGGAAGACAGGAACGCAGATTGTGCTGGATCTGGGCGGCACCCCGTGGTATGCGCCCGAGGCCGCCGATCCAGCCTTCTACCATCCCATGGGTGTGGTTCGTGACTTTGACATTGTGTTTATTGGCCAATCCTATGGGCTGCGGGCTGATCTGGTGCGCTATTTGCGACGGCGTGGCTTCAACGTGGTGACTTTCGGCTCTGGTTGGCCTAACGGCTTCGTCAGCTTCGAAGATGTTGTCGAGATCTATAGCCGGGCACATATTGTGCTCGGCGTAGGAGGAGTGGGGCAGATGGCGGGCGTAAGACATCTGAAAGGACGAGATTTTGAGGCACCGATGTGCGGTGCTCTTTACTTGACAAGCTATAATCCAGAACTCGCCGACCACTTTCGGATAGGCGAGGAGATTTTGTGCTACTCTTCGTCTGAAGAGTGTGCAGACATAATCCATTGGGTTCAACGCCATCCTGAAGAGGCCGAGAGAATTCGACAAGCGGCCCTGCAGCGAAGTACTGCCGATCACACGTGGGAGATACGTCTTCAACACATGTTCTCGTTGTTTCCCGAATCAACAAATGCGGAGACTGCTGGATAGAGCGTTGTACTGATGAAGCACGCTGCAAAACGGAGCCGTTTTGTCTGGCTGTTCTTGATGTGCTCATTCTTAGGCATTGCCACCATAACTATTCTGGGCAATACGCTTCTTCAGACAGCAGACGCCAACAATCAGATGATCAGGATCGTCAGTGCCGCTGCCAAGGCGGTGCAGGCCGACGGTTTCGTCGAGTATACACCTGAACTTGCAGTGCTCAACCAACAGATGGCGCTACGTGAGTCACGGAACAGTGGACACACTGCCCCGGTGATGGTGACCCTTTCTCTGTGGGCAAATGACGTGCTGCAAGCGCAACGGTGGCTACAAACTAGCCCGGTTGCTCAGAAACGGGTAATGGACTCGAGGTTTGGCTGGCGTACAGTGTCGCTGATCCCATTGGGCATGCGTCCCTGGACCTACTCACAACAGATGATTGTGGACATGGCGTGGCTTGCTGGTCTGCGTCTCGCCGCAGAGGGGGCACATACACAGGCGCTACAGTGGTTTCAGCGTGGTCTATCCTTGTCTCCTGGCCGTGTCCCTGAAGACGTACGCAGAGCTTATTATCGGACTTTGT belongs to Caldilineales bacterium and includes:
- the rfbF gene encoding glucose-1-phosphate cytidylyltransferase — protein: MKVAILAGGLGTRLSEETSLKPKPMVEIGGQPILWHIMKSYAAHGLKEFVVALGYKGEVIKDFFVNYRHRSNSVTVRLATGEVTVHDGDCEEWTIHLLDTGLHTQTGGRVKRLAQFIGNEPFMLTYGDGVASIDFPRLLAFHRSHGKLATVTAVRPPARFGGIAFNGDLVAHFHEKPQIGEGWINGGFFVLEPEAVKYVMHDGVIWEREPMEQLAADGQLVAYRHETFWQCMDTLRDVRLLEELWQGGKAPWKTW
- a CDS encoding GDP-mannose 4,6-dehydratase: MVKPDSQPDPTAFWRGRRVFVTGATGIVGAWLVKDLLALGAYVVALVRDADPQSEFLRSGDFRRAFVVNGRLEDFGTLERAINEHEIEAVFHLAAQPIVGAAQRSPLPTFEANIRGSYNLLEACRVHINFVKRVVIASSDKAYGTQPNLPYTEEMPLQGQYPYEVSKSCTDLIAQSYHVSYVLPVAIARCGNIYGGGDLNWSRIVPATIRSFLQDERPIIRSDGRYVRDYIYVKDVTQAYLRVAEHLDDPAVRGQAFNFSPERALTVIEIVEAIQHLMGCQHLAPDVRNTAQGEIFSQYLSADKAQRILGWRPRYSLDAGLTETIEWYREFLAS
- a CDS encoding NAD-dependent epimerase/dehydratase family protein, with amino-acid sequence MNSWQAEFGDAFTGQRVLVTGASGFIGGHLSDALLALGADVCALDSQGAGCPAGCESYAIDL
- a CDS encoding GDP-mannose 4,6-dehydratase, with product MRGALAQARPQVVYHLASLVTARQEIDLVLPKLFNNLVGTVHLFLALAEIGCQQVVTTSSSEEPTDEVPTSPYAAAKAGARFYAGLFQQTYGLPITVAKLFMAYGPRQRPDKLISYLVLSCLRGQSPQLSSGARVCDLVYVRDVVRGLLKIGLRPNLAGQTIELGTGRGVSIREAALLAAELSGSKVQPIFGAVADRMGERPRVADLASLHALLDWTPQVCLEDGLRDTIEWYRATL
- a CDS encoding class I SAM-dependent methyltransferase; the encoded protein is MSNNLVEIHACEVCGNTDLMKVLDLGYHPMCDDLIKIGDSRISQEYPIEILLCQDCLTAHQRFQIPKRELFPPTYHYRARFTSDVLDGMAALVELCKDRFGDLEGKKVLDIGCNDGSLLDYFKKKGAVTLGIEPTDAQEEAEHKGHKTYKAFFDANIADRIIDTHGKLDFVVFTNVFAHIENLPEVIYSLRALTDTNTIIVIENHYLGAVLDRNQFDTFYHEHPRTYSYTSFVRIARLLGLCILSVEFPKRYGGNIRVFMGNKTNGLYNSQAHDLLDMERNISKKFDILAQRVDQWKLNKSKVIDQLVVKHGRLRAKAFPGRAAILIKLLGLTGNTISAVYEKPGSLKIGFYVPGTRIPILSDDFLFQAPSDSQPLLNLAWHIPGEIRRYLSEKGYRGPVIDIVDANDFGAK
- a CDS encoding glycosyltransferase, yielding MIQRSKLRRSPAYSVWRSYREVEQLKRFNRILDAYLRNQQASEPYSEAYTRRRLAQIQQQRHPLLAYQGTPSIIAFGTNDWEQYGLWPSLERVSHFVLFDYHKWLLSRGMRRSDPQMCRRLAAAFLETIDTVPPDNKPTLAFFYAAGTYIADELLVELAHRGIWTIVMSLDDKQQFAKGADQLRVAAHCDLYWTVWKTGTQIVLDLGGTPWYAPEAADPAFYHPMGVVRDFDIVFIGQSYGLRADLVRYLRRRGFNVVTFGSGWPNGFVSFEDVVEIYSRAHIVLGVGGVGQMAGVRHLKGRDFEAPMCGALYLTSYNPELADHFRIGEEILCYSSSEECADIIHWVQRHPEEAERIRQAALQRSTADHTWEIRLQHMFSLFPESTNAETAG